A window of the Brassica napus cultivar Da-Ae chromosome A2, Da-Ae, whole genome shotgun sequence genome harbors these coding sequences:
- the LOC125580318 gene encoding uncharacterized protein LOC125580318: MLKVPSNRTRVSPYPLRSTRTQKEPIEAQGPSQWEDVLCVICQEAPHNAILMRCSSSSTGCRAYMCDTSVRHSNCFKQYRKKNMNRVTKVFNCPYCRGKVYEAMKVQSDGRRALNAKPRSCAFENCNFSGTYSQLKNHLKADHPGSTRPLVDQERERVWEQMQRVTQYNDISIAAGLPRSGLEVLHQQLPDVPPCLVILLWVNGVVQGILHHQLPNSLPHSFEIRAGANVVVRNYLLCFRGLGAASPLIIHDS, from the coding sequence ATGCTGAAGGTGCCAAGCAACAGGACCAGAGTGTCACCATACCCGCTTCGCTCTACAAGGACTCAGAAAGAACCTATCGAGGCACAAGGCCCAAGCCAATGGgaggatgtcttgtgtgtgatCTGCCAGGAAGCGCCACACAATGCCATCCTCATGCGGTGCTCTTCATCCTCTACTGGATGCCGTGCTTACATGTGCGATACGAGTGTTCGTCACTCCAACTGTTTCAAGCAGTACCGAAAGAAAAACATGAACCGCGTAACCAAGGTCTTTAACTGTCCTTACTGCAGAGGAAAGGTCTATGAGGCGATGAAGGTGCAGTCGGATGGAAGGAGAGCTCTAAATGCTAAACCGAGGTCTTGCGCTTTCGAGAACTGCAATTTCTCTGGGACATATTCTCAGCTTAAGAATCACTTGAAAGCTGATCACCCCGGTTCCACCCGACCTTTGGTTGACCAGGAGAGAGAGCGGGTGTGGGAACAGATGCAGAGAGTTACTCAGTACAATGATATCAGTATTGCAGCTGGTCTCCCACGTAGCGGCCTCGAGGTTTTGCATCAACAGCTTCCCGATGTTCCTCCTTGTCTGGTGATCCTGCTCTGGGTCAATGGAGTGGTTCAGGGCATTTTGCATCATCAACTTCCCAACAGTCTTCCGCATAGTTTCGAGATCCGGGCTGGGGCCAATGTGGTTGTGCGGAACTATCTTCTGTGCTTCCGCGGACTTGGTGCTGCTTCGCCTCTCATTATTCATGATTCTTAA